The genomic DNA TACACCAATGGCTTTAATCTCGTTAACAACAGCGCTAGCTTTCGCTTCATTTCCTGCATAATTAACAGCCACATTGACGCCATTTTGAGCTAACTCTAGTGCAATCGCGCGACCGATTCCTCTTGACGCACCTGTGACGAGCGCAACCTGTCCATCCATTAGGCCTCACCTTCCTTAATAGCATTGAGGGTTTCCTGTAGAGAAGCCACATCATTTACTTGATAGATGGCGGCCCGTCGATCAACCTTTTTAATCAATCCTGACAATACTTTGCCCGGACCAATCTCAATATACGTATCAACACCTGAGGCTTTCATTGTTTCAACACTTTCCACCCAGCGGACAGGCGAATAAAGTTGTTCAATTAAACGCTGATAAATATTATCTGAAGAGGTTACAACATCAGCCGTGACATTAGCTATGACGGGACATTCAGCCTCTTGTATATCAATATCATTTAAGACGGTTGACAATTGATCCGCCGCCGGTTTCATCAGACTAGAATGAAACGGTCCGCTCACATTCAACGGAATCACGCGCTTGGCTCCTTTTTCTTTAGCCAGCTCTCCTGCTTGCTCAACGCCCTTCGCCGTTCCTGAAATAACAATCTGGCTCGTACTGTTAATATTAGCGAGCTGCACACTTTCACCGGAAGACGTGACTTGTTCGCATAGCTCCGTTAATGAATCTGCTTTCAAACCCATGACAGCCGCCATTGAGCCTTCGCCAGCTGGAACTGCTTGTGCCATAAACTGCCCACGCTGGCGTACAGCAAAAACAGCATCCTCAAATGATAAGGCTCCGGCTGCTACCAATGCACTGTATTCCCCCAAACTATGACCAGCTGCATAATCAGGAGTGAGTCCTTCGCGCTGCATGATGCGCATAAGAGCAGTGCTGACAGTAAGCAGCGCCGGTTGTGTATTTTCAGTTAACGTCAGCGTATCATCTGGCCCGTTAAAAATGATGTCACTAAGTGAAAAACCTAGGCGTTCATCAGCAGCCTGAAAAATGTCCTTAGCATCAGGATACGCTTCAACAATATCCTGACCCATTCCAACGTATTGTGATCCTTGTCCAGGAAAAACAAAAGCGAGTTTACCCATAATAATGGTCCTCCTATTCTTGCCATTGTTCTTTCGTATCAAGCACCGCTTGCTCAATCGTGCCAATCACGTTCTCACTAACAATTAAATCCGCTTGCTGAATGGAGCGGTAAACAGCGTCAGCATTAGATGAACCATGGGCTTTAATAACTGGCGCTGCCAATCCAAACAGACAAGCCCCGCCATAATTAGAATAGTCCATCTTGTTTTTAATTCCTTTTAATTTGGGATATAAAAGGGAAGCAATTAATTTCGAAAATAGTGAACCTGTGAGT from Tuberibacillus sp. Marseille-P3662 includes the following:
- the fabD gene encoding ACP S-malonyltransferase; translated protein: MGKLAFVFPGQGSQYVGMGQDIVEAYPDAKDIFQAADERLGFSLSDIIFNGPDDTLTLTENTQPALLTVSTALMRIMQREGLTPDYAAGHSLGEYSALVAAGALSFEDAVFAVRQRGQFMAQAVPAGEGSMAAVMGLKADSLTELCEQVTSSGESVQLANINSTSQIVISGTAKGVEQAGELAKEKGAKRVIPLNVSGPFHSSLMKPAADQLSTVLNDIDIQEAECPVIANVTADVVTSSDNIYQRLIEQLYSPVRWVESVETMKASGVDTYIEIGPGKVLSGLIKKVDRRAAIYQVNDVASLQETLNAIKEGEA